The Echinicola rosea genome has a segment encoding these proteins:
- a CDS encoding RagB/SusD family nutrient uptake outer membrane protein, which produces MKLTINKRAITLTLGISLIMVSSCDKNLLDQTNPNAITPDTFWRDEGDAKKAIVGAYSPFSDIWYYSRMEIFASDYRDDIVNGFGTSDRTNPGRFEGTEISNVNIWLWTVIWKIISRSNEILANVPAIDMDETKKNNILGEAHFLRGLNYFNAVNNWRNIPLITEPIESIEASKEILQAAPEDVWNQIITDLKNAQELLPPSWSPADIGRATSGAATAMLGKAYLYTEQYSLARDEFAKIMDGRYQLVDDYGDNFSSFSENNEESVFEIQFVLDDNRGWGGDAAGVGRTNSFTPDLAPRGFTGQDGMRINDWVLDLFLDERTVNGEIDPRAFNTLFWRTDETTTYEGETLAATIYEGKRYDEVYDSDENRVWGKKYLGLDEGVTTANFQQSPNNLRLIRYADVLLMFAEADMMTNGGNATQAAVDAVNEVRSRADMPPFGLEMTIQDVRDERVKELALERVRYFDLLRWGLVKEKIVDNPEVKSESGGTGAYKPGREYFDLPQNEFNNNSNFEHNPGYE; this is translated from the coding sequence ATGAAACTTACGATAAATAAAAGAGCAATCACACTGACATTGGGCATCTCGCTCATCATGGTGTCCAGCTGTGATAAAAACCTGTTGGATCAGACCAATCCCAATGCCATAACCCCTGATACCTTCTGGAGGGATGAAGGTGATGCCAAAAAGGCGATAGTCGGGGCATATAGCCCGTTCAGCGATATTTGGTATTATAGCAGAATGGAAATCTTTGCTTCTGATTATAGGGATGATATTGTCAATGGTTTCGGAACCTCCGACCGTACCAATCCGGGTAGATTTGAAGGTACCGAAATTAGCAACGTTAATATCTGGCTGTGGACCGTAATATGGAAAATCATATCCAGGTCCAATGAAATCTTGGCTAATGTACCTGCCATAGATATGGATGAAACCAAAAAGAACAATATCCTTGGTGAGGCACATTTCCTTAGAGGGTTGAATTATTTTAATGCGGTCAACAATTGGCGCAATATCCCGCTGATTACAGAGCCCATTGAATCGATTGAGGCTTCCAAGGAAATATTGCAGGCTGCTCCGGAGGACGTTTGGAACCAGATCATAACAGATCTAAAGAATGCCCAAGAGCTACTACCTCCTTCTTGGTCACCTGCAGACATCGGTAGGGCCACCTCTGGTGCTGCTACTGCCATGCTAGGAAAGGCTTATCTCTATACAGAGCAGTATAGCCTAGCCCGTGATGAGTTTGCCAAAATTATGGATGGGCGATACCAGTTGGTCGATGATTATGGAGATAATTTCAGCTCATTTTCAGAAAATAATGAAGAGTCCGTTTTTGAAATCCAGTTTGTGCTGGACGATAACAGAGGATGGGGCGGTGATGCAGCAGGTGTAGGCCGGACCAATTCCTTTACGCCTGATTTAGCACCAAGGGGCTTTACAGGACAGGATGGCATGCGGATAAACGACTGGGTGCTCGACTTGTTTTTGGACGAAAGGACGGTCAACGGGGAAATCGACCCAAGAGCTTTCAATACCTTGTTTTGGAGAACCGATGAAACGACCACCTATGAAGGTGAAACGCTTGCGGCGACAATTTATGAAGGAAAACGCTATGATGAAGTGTACGACTCTGATGAAAACAGGGTTTGGGGTAAGAAATATCTAGGCCTAGATGAAGGTGTCACTACAGCTAATTTCCAACAATCACCCAATAACCTCCGACTGATACGTTATGCAGATGTCTTGTTGATGTTTGCTGAAGCAGATATGATGACCAATGGAGGTAATGCCACCCAAGCAGCAGTGGATGCGGTAAATGAAGTCCGGTCCCGGGCTGATATGCCTCCCTTCGGTTTGGAAATGACCATTCAGGATGTAAGGGATGAACGTGTAAAAGAACTCGCTTTGGAGAGGGTACGTTATTTTGATTTGCTGCGATGGGGATTGGTCAAAGAAAAAATCGTGGATAATCCGGAAGTCAAATCTGAAAGTGGTGGTACCGGTGCCTACAAACCAGGTCGAGAATATTTTGACCTGCCCCAGAATGAATTTAACAATAACTCGAACTTTGAGCATAATCCGGGATATGAATAA
- a CDS encoding sodium/sugar symporter — MDFNTLDIIIFTGYCLLIIGMGLFVSREKKGHEKNAQDYFLASKALPWWAVGASLIASNISAEQFIGMSGSGFALGLAISTYEWMAAATLVVVGVFFLPIYLKEGIYTMPQFLHRRYDSRVRLLMAVFWLLIYVFVNLTSVLYLGALSLQTIMGGPLEYGIYGLAFFALVYSIYGGLKAVAWTDVVQVCFLVGGGLATTYLALSMVGEGSVWDGVGKLREAAPKHFSMIVQKGEMMIPDGDGGTRDAYLDLPGLSVLIGSMWIINLTYWGCNQYITQRALAAKSLNEAQKGMVFAGFLKLLMPLIVVVPGIAAYVIVQEGIDAPFVQAMTDASTSTIKSDKAYPALLQLLPSGLKGLAFAALTAAIVSSLASMANSTSTIFTIDIFKSYINKGITERKQVTVGRLTTLVAFVVAALVAPQLRQLDQAFQYIQEYTGFVSPGVFAIFMFGFFWKKTTSDAAMTAAILTIPLSAMFKFLTPSLPFIDRMGVVFVILAVLMVVISLVQGKGKDSPNAIEIDKKLFKTSSTFKVGAAIIILGLVVLYAVFW, encoded by the coding sequence ATGGATTTTAATACGCTTGATATCATAATTTTTACGGGATATTGTCTGCTGATTATTGGGATGGGGCTTTTTGTGTCCAGAGAGAAAAAAGGACATGAAAAGAATGCCCAAGATTACTTTTTGGCGAGCAAGGCATTGCCATGGTGGGCAGTAGGGGCTTCACTGATTGCTTCCAATATTTCAGCTGAACAGTTCATAGGGATGTCAGGGTCTGGATTTGCGCTTGGTCTGGCGATCAGCACCTATGAATGGATGGCAGCGGCCACTTTGGTGGTGGTAGGAGTGTTTTTTCTGCCCATCTACCTTAAGGAGGGCATTTACACGATGCCACAATTTCTGCACAGGAGGTATGACAGTAGGGTTCGACTATTGATGGCCGTATTTTGGCTTTTGATCTATGTTTTTGTAAACCTTACGTCAGTGTTGTATCTGGGAGCGCTGAGTTTACAGACCATCATGGGGGGTCCGCTGGAATACGGGATTTATGGATTGGCATTCTTTGCATTGGTTTACTCCATATATGGGGGACTGAAAGCGGTAGCTTGGACAGATGTGGTTCAAGTGTGTTTTTTGGTCGGTGGTGGCTTGGCGACTACGTACTTGGCATTGTCCATGGTCGGTGAGGGCAGTGTTTGGGATGGAGTGGGTAAGCTTAGGGAGGCTGCTCCAAAACATTTTTCGATGATTGTCCAAAAAGGGGAAATGATGATTCCTGATGGGGACGGAGGGACAAGGGATGCCTACCTTGACCTGCCAGGCCTTAGCGTGCTGATAGGGAGTATGTGGATCATTAATTTGACATATTGGGGCTGTAACCAGTACATCACCCAACGGGCATTGGCCGCAAAAAGCCTAAACGAAGCCCAAAAGGGGATGGTCTTTGCAGGGTTTTTGAAACTACTGATGCCTTTGATCGTAGTGGTTCCGGGGATTGCCGCCTATGTCATCGTCCAAGAAGGGATCGATGCGCCCTTTGTACAGGCCATGACGGATGCTTCTACGTCCACCATAAAGTCAGATAAAGCTTACCCCGCATTGCTTCAGTTATTGCCATCAGGCTTGAAGGGATTGGCATTCGCAGCCCTTACAGCTGCTATTGTCTCTTCATTGGCTTCCATGGCAAACAGTACTTCCACTATTTTTACAATTGATATTTTTAAATCCTATATCAATAAGGGAATTACAGAGCGCAAACAAGTTACTGTAGGGAGGTTAACGACCCTAGTGGCTTTTGTGGTGGCGGCATTGGTGGCACCACAGCTAAGACAGCTAGATCAGGCCTTCCAGTATATCCAAGAATATACGGGATTTGTGTCCCCAGGAGTATTTGCCATTTTTATGTTTGGGTTCTTTTGGAAGAAAACCACTTCCGATGCAGCGATGACGGCAGCGATACTCACGATTCCCTTATCGGCGATGTTCAAGTTTCTGACTCCCTCGCTTCCATTTATCGATAGAATGGGGGTGGTATTTGTGATCCTAGCGGTATTGATGGTGGTTATCAGTTTGGTACAGGGCAAAGGAAAAGACAGTCCCAATGCCATTGAAATCGATAAGAAGCTGTTCAAGACGAGCTCAACCTTCAAGGTAGGAGCAGCTATAATCATCTTGGGACTTGTAGTATTATATGCAGTGTTTTGGTGA
- a CDS encoding SusC/RagA family TonB-linked outer membrane protein, with product MKKALRTMKVLVARKSKLLLCMPIYFIALLSYGQSQKISGKVTSSADGQPLPIVNILEKGTSNGAVADMDGSYTIEVSGPEAVLVFSSIGFLKKEITVGNQTTIDVALEEDVKSLDEVVVIGYGSQKKSDLTGSVGTVSSEEINKYTNADATQAIQGRVPGVRVDANGGTPGANSIVTIRGTGTMSDSGPLYVIDGMLTNSMDMLNPADIESVSVLKDASASAIYGSRAANGVIIVTTKKGSKGEIKVDTDFSYGWQKAVNTIDWANAREYAAIRNMANDNDGTPRAPANDSQFDPTIDSDIQAANLRVAPIFNGNVRVSGGGENATYSISANHLDQVGIVEESDYTRTNIRANSTFTKGRFKLEETIGLTRTVNNPNNYFNQERDLLPTIPIYDEEGNFTASSMPDGGTSIYGVGNITNSLGLATVEDRTITRNSVLGNIAASFEIIEGLTYKLNLGLDQYSQNNYTFTPTFFFNATLLGRQDFAELRESNTNFLSTLAENTLNFSRVFGDHSLNLLAGYTTQKTHSRSLGIVATGFPNNDVRVASAAENRAQAPSRDITTGLRSYFGRVNYSYDSRYLLTATIRRDGSSLFREDLRWGTFPSVALGWNISEEDFMEDITFLSDLKIRASYGELGSNNVAAYSIDPEMNLFSEAILGEGQNRVPGTSITKPVNRDIRWETTKTTDIGLEFSMLNNRLQFTMDYFNKKSEDILLSITVPRYTGLDGRVPSNVATIQNRGFEFSSVYNQVLGDVNLSLAANFTVLDNEVTALGIPDPIFGGGYSSNGLSATLTDVGQPVASFFGYKVLGIYQSDDQAAQDGRTDGAGAGDLRFQDTNGDGALTEDDRVFLGSSIPNFEYGFNVNASWKNFDFSMFFNGVSGNKILNGNRYRGYFDTEGNYLADAQNAWTPENTDTDVPRMSLLDLGFNRRMSDYVLESGAYFRLRNLQIGYTLPEVLTEKLKIQRLRVYTSLQNVFTITNYTGYYPIVGRGNRDRGSDQNIFNQGVDESAYPTPRTYQFGLQISF from the coding sequence ATGAAAAAAGCTCTACGCACCATGAAGGTGTTAGTTGCCCGTAAAAGCAAGCTATTGCTTTGCATGCCAATTTATTTCATTGCTCTACTATCCTATGGGCAAAGCCAAAAAATTTCGGGAAAGGTTACTTCATCTGCTGATGGCCAACCATTGCCCATTGTAAACATCCTTGAAAAAGGCACTTCTAACGGAGCTGTGGCAGATATGGATGGGAGCTATACCATAGAAGTCAGCGGCCCAGAAGCTGTTTTAGTATTCAGTTCAATTGGTTTCCTAAAAAAAGAAATCACTGTCGGAAACCAAACGACCATAGACGTAGCCTTGGAGGAGGACGTAAAATCGCTCGATGAAGTGGTCGTAATCGGTTATGGATCACAGAAGAAGAGTGACTTGACAGGATCCGTGGGTACAGTTTCATCAGAAGAAATCAATAAATACACAAATGCTGACGCCACCCAAGCGATTCAAGGTAGGGTACCGGGAGTCAGGGTAGATGCCAATGGTGGTACACCGGGTGCCAACTCCATCGTCACCATCCGTGGTACAGGTACCATGTCCGACTCCGGTCCTTTGTATGTGATAGACGGGATGCTTACCAATAGCATGGATATGCTCAACCCAGCAGATATAGAATCGGTCAGTGTTTTGAAAGATGCCTCTGCCAGTGCTATTTATGGATCTCGAGCTGCCAATGGTGTCATTATCGTGACTACTAAGAAAGGCTCTAAAGGAGAAATCAAGGTAGATACCGATTTCAGCTATGGATGGCAAAAAGCAGTCAATACCATAGATTGGGCCAATGCCCGTGAATATGCTGCGATCAGAAATATGGCCAATGATAACGATGGTACCCCTAGGGCACCCGCAAATGACAGTCAGTTTGACCCCACCATTGATAGTGATATCCAAGCTGCCAATCTTCGTGTGGCACCCATTTTCAATGGAAATGTCAGGGTGTCGGGAGGCGGTGAGAATGCGACATATAGTATCTCTGCCAACCATTTGGACCAAGTAGGGATCGTGGAGGAGTCTGATTACACCAGGACAAATATCCGTGCCAATTCCACTTTTACTAAAGGCAGGTTTAAACTGGAAGAAACCATCGGCCTTACCCGGACCGTAAATAACCCGAACAATTACTTTAACCAAGAGCGTGACCTACTACCGACAATTCCCATATATGACGAGGAAGGAAATTTTACGGCCTCTTCCATGCCCGATGGTGGTACTTCCATATATGGAGTTGGGAATATTACCAATTCACTTGGTCTTGCCACGGTAGAAGATAGGACCATTACACGGAACAGTGTTCTGGGTAATATCGCCGCTTCTTTTGAAATCATAGAAGGGCTTACCTATAAATTGAATCTGGGACTGGACCAGTATAGCCAAAATAACTATACCTTTACCCCTACATTTTTCTTTAATGCCACGCTGTTGGGAAGACAGGATTTTGCAGAACTACGGGAATCCAATACGAATTTTCTTTCAACTCTCGCAGAAAACACCTTGAATTTCTCTAGGGTATTCGGCGATCATTCTTTGAATTTGTTGGCAGGTTATACTACGCAGAAGACCCATTCCAGGTCACTTGGAATAGTTGCCACTGGCTTCCCAAACAACGATGTGCGCGTCGCCTCTGCTGCTGAGAATAGGGCACAAGCTCCGTCCAGGGATATTACCACTGGCCTTCGTTCTTATTTTGGTAGGGTGAATTATTCTTATGACAGCAGGTATTTACTTACTGCTACCATTCGTCGGGATGGCTCATCTCTCTTTAGGGAAGACCTCAGGTGGGGGACCTTCCCATCTGTTGCCTTGGGTTGGAATATCAGCGAGGAAGACTTTATGGAGGACATTACTTTTCTGTCTGATCTAAAAATCAGGGCAAGTTATGGTGAGCTGGGATCCAATAATGTGGCTGCTTATTCCATAGATCCGGAAATGAACCTTTTTAGTGAGGCCATTTTAGGAGAAGGGCAAAATAGGGTGCCGGGAACATCCATTACCAAACCAGTCAACAGGGATATCCGTTGGGAGACCACTAAAACCACGGATATTGGACTTGAATTTAGCATGTTGAATAACCGCCTACAGTTTACGATGGATTACTTCAACAAAAAATCCGAGGACATTCTCCTAAGCATCACCGTACCTAGATACACGGGCTTGGACGGAAGGGTGCCCAGTAATGTGGCGACCATCCAAAACCGTGGGTTCGAATTCAGTTCCGTATATAACCAAGTGCTAGGAGATGTGAACTTGAGCTTGGCGGCCAATTTTACCGTACTTGACAATGAGGTGACCGCACTTGGAATACCTGATCCAATATTTGGTGGAGGGTATAGCTCAAATGGACTAAGTGCTACCCTTACGGATGTGGGACAGCCAGTAGCATCATTTTTCGGGTATAAAGTTTTGGGGATTTATCAATCCGATGATCAAGCGGCCCAAGATGGCCGTACTGACGGTGCTGGGGCAGGAGACCTTCGCTTTCAGGATACCAATGGTGACGGAGCCCTTACAGAGGATGATCGTGTCTTTTTGGGTAGTTCCATCCCTAATTTTGAATACGGATTTAATGTGAATGCGAGCTGGAAGAATTTTGATTTCAGCATGTTCTTCAATGGTGTTTCCGGCAATAAGATACTGAACGGAAATCGATACAGAGGATACTTTGATACTGAAGGAAATTATTTGGCAGATGCCCAAAATGCATGGACCCCCGAAAATACCGATACTGATGTGCCTCGTATGAGCCTACTGGATTTGGGATTCAACAGGAGAATGTCCGATTATGTATTGGAAAGTGGTGCATACTTTAGGTTGAGGAATCTTCAGATTGGATACACCTTACCGGAGGTATTGACCGAGAAGTTAAAGATCCAGCGCTTGCGGGTGTACACTTCCTTGCAGAATGTGTTTACCATTACTAACTACACGGGATATTACCCGATTGTAGGGAGGGGTAATCGAGATCGGGGATCAGATCAGAATATTTTCAACCAAGGGGTAGATGAAAGTGCTTATCCTACGCCTAGGACTTATCAGTTTGGACTTCAGATATCATTTTAA